A single Uloborus diversus isolate 005 chromosome 7, Udiv.v.3.1, whole genome shotgun sequence DNA region contains:
- the LOC129225764 gene encoding SH3 domain-binding glutamic acid-rich protein homolog isoform X2, giving the protein MTIKVYVSGICGSHEVRKQQQRVLFILQSLPIDLQVIDITEPGRDEDLTYMQEEAKKHNKSTQLPPQIFNDDKYCGDYADFELANDDDVIMSFLKLEDSSEKKVETAGDVITQNGIGNHEREDVDKHD; this is encoded by the exons ATGACGATTAAAGTTTATGTCTCCGGTATTTGTGGAAGCCATGAA GTAAGGAAACAACAGCAGAGGGTCTTGTTCATACTTCAGAGTTTACCTATTGATTTGCAAGTTATTGACATTACAGAACCAGGAAGAGATGAGGATTTGACTTACATGCAAGAAGAAGCTAAGAAACATAATAAAAGTACACAACTGCCACCTCAGATATTTAATGATGACAAGTATTGTGGG GACTATGCTGATTTTGAACTGGCAAATGATGATGATGTTATTATGAGTTTCTTAAAACTTGAAGACAGTTCGGAAAAGAAAGTTGAAACTGCCGGTGATGTTATTACACAAAATGGCATTGGTAACCATGAGAGAGAAGACGTGGATaag
- the LOC129225764 gene encoding SH3 domain-binding glutamic acid-rich protein homolog isoform X1: MTIKVYVSGICGSHEVRKQQQRVLFILQSLPIDLQVIDITEPGRDEDLTYMQEEAKKHNKSTQLPPQIFNDDKYCGDYADFELANDDDVIMSFLKLEDSSEKKVETAGDVITQNGIGNHEREDVDKEIEQALDGQNSFESGNVESNLADEQIDSHDESAIKQAESQLETTVLEDANIAEETKNSENIEDGDNEPKDNEMAQDEESAEESE, encoded by the exons ATGACGATTAAAGTTTATGTCTCCGGTATTTGTGGAAGCCATGAA GTAAGGAAACAACAGCAGAGGGTCTTGTTCATACTTCAGAGTTTACCTATTGATTTGCAAGTTATTGACATTACAGAACCAGGAAGAGATGAGGATTTGACTTACATGCAAGAAGAAGCTAAGAAACATAATAAAAGTACACAACTGCCACCTCAGATATTTAATGATGACAAGTATTGTGGG GACTATGCTGATTTTGAACTGGCAAATGATGATGATGTTATTATGAGTTTCTTAAAACTTGAAGACAGTTCGGAAAAGAAAGTTGAAACTGCCGGTGATGTTATTACACAAAATGGCATTGGTAACCATGAGAGAGAAGACGTGGATaag GAAATTGAACAAGCATTGGATGGACAAAATTCCTTTGAATCAGGTAATGTCGAGTCTAATTTAGCTGATGAGCAAATTGATTCTCACGATGAATCAGCAATCAAACAAGCTGAGTCACAGTTAGAAACTACAGTTTTAGAAGATGCTAATATTgctgaagaaacgaaaaatagtgaaaatattGAAGATGGTGACAATGAACCAAAAGATAATGAGATGGCTCAAGATGAAGAAAGTGCAGAAGAATCAGAATAA